A segment of the Daphnia pulex isolate KAP4 chromosome 10, ASM2113471v1 genome:
AAGGTGACAACAAACACACTGGTCGATATCAGTAACTGCACAATGGTGAAAATTCAGCAACAGTTAATCATATAGAAGGCTGATAACATTATGCAAGCAATACGATTTTGTAGGTAACATGACTTACGTTTTTCATGTTTCTGGACGACAAGTAGAGAACTGTCTAGAATCAGTGACAATTCAATTGATAGTGCAGACTACTTATTGTGGACCGTCTCGAAGGATTGAAATCCATCAACTGACAATTTTATGGTTTATAACcgaatttaaatgaaatctgTCTCAGTATAGCCTATAAGCAAATCATTTTACATAGGAAATTAGAAACGAATAataaagggaaagagaaaagaaacgacacCAACACATGCAGCGAGAATGGCAACGGTCGggtctggaaaaaaaaaaaccaaagacaGATTAGATAAGTTATAACAAGTCGACACGTATAGAAAAAGCGACTGGATTGATTTCTCGGGGAAAAACGTTGTTTGGATGTTACGCTGGACATCAGTTGtgacccctttttttattggcttttacttttactttttcgttttatacTGTGTTCCAATTTTCGTCGTCCATGTTTTCTTGCGAAAGAGTAATGTTTTCTAGTTCCAAGAGTGCACTGCGAGGCTATAAACAAAGGTTTGGGAATAAACTAAACATGTAGACGAATTTTGCTTAGAAGACTGTTTATAGGCTACTCAGTATTCAGAATTAGAGTACCATTAggtgacaaaaaaatttattaatgaccattattttgtttttattcattaataGAACCACAATGGGCTCCTGGGGAGGAGCCCATTGTGGCCCGGCTCCCAGACCTCAGGGATATAACCGTACCACCCGTATCATCAAAGGTACAGctgtaataaaatcaaatataacGCATAACATGCCGCAAGTGCAAACCATTCTGCAGGaggaaaatatcttttttttctcttataatgaTTCGCTCCTCCCAGCAAACCGACATACTGCGACACCAAAATGCACACAGTGCTGAACGTCAGGCAATAGTAATAGCCTAATGTCTCAGGGTAGAGATTACGAAGTTTTTAGTAACGCAAATTTTACGTCAAGAGCCTATGAGCAAACGAGacagatttttgtttatttcatctCTTTCCAGTTTGTCTCCATCCGCGCGAATAGTGATGGGTTGTTTTTCAACTGATTTCGTCCCATTTCCAGCAACTATACTTTTCAACAAAGCAACCGCACAGTCATTCTAGGGTATATCAGTATTAATTAACACATCATTCTTATAATTAATGctaatgttttcaaattccattTACAGATATGTATTTTGTTGTCATGTCTACTGATAAGAGTTGCATCGACTACTATATTTTCTGACCGGTTTTGCTTCCTCAGATTTGGAACTatctaataatttaaacatCCTCAGCACCTCATGTTACACTGCCTATAATAACCTGTATTTTTTGCGACTTCGAACGGTCATCGAACTAAAGGTCAATTGGTCATCACCTGCTGACTTTTATGGAAGGCCGAACACGGTGACTACTACAACGCAGTGGAGCTGCATTTGTGTTATATGTTTTACTTCACAGTAATGACGATATCATCCTTCGCTGTGGTTTCGGtccattttccaaatttcGCATTAAAAAAACGACCAATAAAGGCGgtaagaaaatctttttccctttaacTCACTTTAACGAgactaaaatcattttttaacgtTTGTTTGACCATTTAGAAAAGCGTTGGGTTAAACCGTCACAGAGAATATTACGCTGAGAAATGCGAACGTCTTCCCTTGCAGTTTAGTCTGAAAGGTGAAAAGTCCAAGGGAAAACTGGTGCAGTTTGATTTTCTCGACTGCGCCAAACTAAAGCCATTTCGGACCTTAGACGAAGCTAGATTTACCAGAACTTTGTTCTATTTCAGTAACCTTATATAACTGGTTTCCGTTGATGAACCAAGAATGTTCTTCTCAGCTTCAAAGACGAGATATTGTCCTTTAGATGAAACAAGCTGATGATGCACTAATATATAAGAAAGTAACCACAACTTGGAATTTCCCATCTAAAAAAGGCGTACGTACGTCAGAGTCACGCTTCCATCCTCAAATTTATCACGTTTATTTAGATTAAATTTTGGGTCCTTTGCAAGAAATGCCTCGCCTGATAACTCGTCCACCAGTCTTAGTTGAATAATTTATTCTAATTTCTATGAGAATTTAGTTTATATGGTCattgattttatattttttgctgCGAAATCAACAGACACGTTAACCTTGGGGTACGCAGGAAATTTTCAACACgatgggtggtggtgggctgATCGGTGGGCAGGCAGGCAGGTGCGGCTTTGACTGggaggttttatttttctcaagcGCCGGGATTATATCAAGCTGTGCTGCACGAAGGAGTTCCGTCAGAATTCCTTGACGATTGAGTCGGTGGCATCACACAAAAGTTTTGTGACAAAACCTTCTCGACAATCTACTAACTCTTCAACGAAGCAACCACAGATCGTTGCGCTATCCCAAAAGTAACATAATATTTAAcaaatcatcatcgtcatcaatATTAACCTGCTATTTTGACTGTTATAGATGAGGATTTTGTTGCCGATTATTTTACTGACTGGATGCGCTTGTTCAGAATTGGAATTGATGGCTGATGCTTTAATCGATTATACTCCATACAGTAAGGTCTACCACGAAAATCCTCCTACTAAACTCTCATCCATCAAATACGAGTCTGCTTGCGTCAGTATTTACGACAGTCACACAACTTCCAGCAACAAAAATATCTACTGGTACACGCCGATCGCTCTGCTAGAGAACAAGAACGTCCCTTCTTTTCATAACGAAACGACCGGTCAGAGAACTCTAAGTGTCAGTTTTGGGATCTGGAATCCGGAAGTCAAAACTAAAGTGGTCAAGCACCTCAATCAGATCCTCAGCCAACCAATCGAGCATAGTCAAGTGACTGTCTTTCCTTTCGACGGTGCCAGGCTGAACAGCCATCAAATGCAATTTGCAAGTTTCTCATTAACCAATGAGTGGATCCAATATCATAACGAGCGATCAGTCAAGTTTAGCTTGAGTTGCCCGACACGGGACGATTGCGAACAAGTGAGAACTGAAATGCGCGACTATCctaaaaattttgaacatttgCGACTTGATTTCAGTTCTCAAATTTTGAACGATGgtaagctgattttttttcccctgagAATTCAGAGATACAAATTTATCTAATTTTACTTGAATTTCAAGATAAGCCTACTTGTTTCAAGGATGGGCTGGAAATATTTCCAGAAACTTTGCCAACACAAGTGAAAGGTTACATTCTAATGGTTTATTTATTACTATCTAATTAGAGAATAAAATGACGAAGGGACTGATAGATTCtactaattaaaatttataatgttTAGAATTATTGGAACAGCTGATCGAATCCAAATTAGAGAAATTGCTCAACATATCTATGGAAGGTATATACATGCATTTTAAAACGAATTAATTGTGAGTAATAAATTCAaagcatttttcaattaatgttagcaagttttttttaaaagttttttacCATTATtaatcgaagaagaaaaagaattaaccTGTAATTGTATTTGTATGATTGAAATTTCAGAAACTAATAGGGATTTTGCAGAGAAACTCCGAATTACTGAAGAAAATCTAGCAGGTAATGTTTATGGTGATTGCAAGAGAGATCCTTCCGTTTcctatttgaatttgttttaattcaacatCGGGAACGGAGAACCGGGGACTATTTTtacaaaagtgttttttttttattgcaattttcgCAGtctaaatcaatgaatttgaaattaatgtCTTAATTGGAACTGGTTCGCAGTGTTACAAATGAAGTCGGAAGTCACCGAAAAAGAGTTGGAAGCCACCAAAGCATCGTTGATCTCAACTAGGTTAAAGTTGATGAAAACGAAATCCACCGTCGATGATCTGACGTCCAACTTCAATGGTATAAAAGTTTAACCATACAAATTTTGTGTAATTATATTGGAAGACTTTTCCGATAATTTTTGAATGTCGATAAAAGAATTCTAtacttgtttattttacgTTGGGTTTGCAGATAATTTGGAGAACTTCAAGATGACGATGAAAAGCGAGTTAACGCAAACGAAGGTCATTGTAGAAGAATTATCGACCAAATTAAATGGTATTAGTAGCCAATTTTAATGTTacatatttcaaaagaattacAGATGCTATAAAAATCTTTGTATTAGCTATTTTAGCGGATGAACAGGAATTTTCAGGAACGAAGGTCATGGAAGGAAATTGTTCACCGGGACTCGAAATGATCAACGAACTAAAAACCGCCCAAGAAGAGCTGAGAGAAGAACTAAAAAGtattatatttaattatttttcatttataaattttatgttttataaTGTAATCGGAATGAAATTGCTTTAGCTACTTTGAATTATGTGCAAACTACAACGTCAAATCTGACTAACGCTATGAGAACGGCATTGAACAGGACGAAATCCACTGTTGCGGATTTGAAGACCCAATTAAATGGTGAAATTACAAAATcagaattttgtttcaataatAATCCGAATAAATGAATGTGAATTTATTCCTTTTAAAGAAAGAACGAATGAAATTGTTGACATTAGTCAAATGCCGACCTCATGTGAAGATCTTGAACAAATGGGACAAAAAGTTAGCGGATTCTTTTTGGTGAAAGGATCAACGAAGTTAGAAGCTGTCTACTGCAACTTTTATCCCAATGAAAATGGTAGCGGCCTACCACCTGTTCACGTTTCCTGGTTATTTGTTGtctaattcttttgtttgcagacaaacaaaaattgatcgGATACGTCGACGTCAAATCTCAtcccgtccatttctacgtccagagaaGTACTGCATTCGACACATTAAAAACTCCGATTACTTTCGATTTGACGCGGCTGAACGAGGGACACTCcatggaattaaaaaatgggaaattcaCGGCACAGCGGCCaggaatttatttcttctcattCACGGCACTGGCGGAGTTTCCAGCTTCATCATCTGCTGTGCATTTAGATGTTGGTCTTTATTTGAACAAGGTATGGGTCGGGACGGGTTTGGTAGAAGAGACAAACACTGTCGAAGGTCAAAACGAACAAGTGAGCATTCAGTCGACACTGAAGTTGAAAAAGGACGATCAAGTCTGGGTGCAGATCGATTCCTTGTCAGAAGGGGTGCAGTTGTTAGACAGCAATAACCATCACACTCATTTCATCGGTTTCATGTTGGATGAGAAATTTTCAGAATCCCTTTGAGTGTTGATCATCCGAAATCCGCATAATGataactattttatttattgcatTATCCATGGGTGGATGAAAGGCATTTTCATTCGACTCTAATTTATTAAAAGGATTAAAATTTCTCCACAGAAATTTCTAGGTGcatgcaaataaaatttctgaacAATTAACAGAAttcttaattttgtattaataGAATGTAGACACGAGCGCGCGACAAATAAAAAGCCgattttgattgccagattTACAAACGGTGGTCGGACTAGGAATGAccaattaaattcattaatggaatttaaataataaaaaaatttttcacttcTACAGCGCGGGCCTCCGTGCACCATCGGCAACTTTATTTCCTTCAGTCAAATTAGTTATTAGTACTAtcagttaaaaaaagtttaatccAAAAATCCATAGTTAAACAAATTCCTCTAAACTGCCTCGACAGCTCGTAAATAGAATGTAGAGCTGACATAGTGACGTATTGATGGAAAAACCAAATGGGAAAACCCAGTAACTAATAAGACAAGATAGATTTCTCcgtaagaaacaaaatatgataatttttttacttttttcacaaGAGAATTTTCGCCTTTTTGAGTAAGTGGGATAACGTAAGTAATAGTTCTAATCTCTAacgaaatatataaaacaataaacacaACTATAAGGCTACTTTTTCGTATGATACAAAAATGTCATGCCGTCTGACTTAACAGGTTACTAATAAAAAGCCTTGAAATTAGGCGGAAACAATTATAGACCAGAGTTAACGAATTGGAGTTACTGTAAAACATAAACattgaatttgtgtttttttattttcatttctgcgattaaaatgaaaccaaataaGCGATAGACGAGCATTATGGGAAACGAAAGATccgatgtaaaaaaaaatatgcaaagtAAGCATTTGAAGTGTTGGGATATGTTGATAAAAATCTTTGCTTGTGTCATCGAAGTATTTCAATTTCACACTCTTATCATTACCGCTGCATGGGAAACCCTTTGGGGAAAACCAAGAGGTCACGAAGTTCGAAACAACTATGTATATATACCACTCTCTAATAAGTTATTTTCTGTATATTCGTCGAGATTTTGCCGTGGTCAGAGAGTATAGTAGAATGGGTAACTTTTCGGGTTTAACAGTTATTCAGTTATGCTGCCTTCTTTTGGCTTGCTACACTTGCTCAGCGGCTGGATTTAGTTTAGGAAACGAATATTTCCGTTTATTGGGGAACAATTTTGTGAGTAGTATTTCTTATTGTTAGTTTCTTATTTAGTATatcttaattgttttttatattaattacaagaaaaacgaagaatcCTCCAAGAATGAGGTCGCGAATTTGGAGTTGAAAGTGGATCGACTAGAGGCTAAAGTTGAACAACAAGAATCGCAAATCGCTAGCCTGATTAGTAAAGAAACGGAGATGGAGAAACAACGGAATTTAGAAAAGGCAAAGATTGAGGGAATGCCCAAGTCGTGTGAAGATTTATGGAAAATAGGACACACCCTGAACGGAATTTCCGCTGTTAAGGGAAATAAGAGCATCGAAATTGTATACTGTGATTTCACTAAACAGCCCAACGAAGACGGTATAGAGCGTACATAATTTTAATCTTATTACATaagtaattaataatttgttttattattggcACTAATTGTTATATAATCAGGTTTTcagaaatggatcggatacgCCGACATTAAATCAgcgcccgtccatttctacgtccaAAGAAATCATTCATTCACATCGACAAAAACTCCGATTTCTTATCATTTGGCGCGAATAAACGAAGGAAACGCCATGAATTTGTCATCGGGGAAATTCACGGCACCGCGACCTggaacttatttcttctcgTTCACGGGACTGGCGAGCTATCCATCTAGTGAGGGAACGAATTATGTAGATGtgacttttaaatttaatggcGACGCCGTCGGAAAGGCTTGGGTTCACGAGGCAGACGTCACATATTATGATGATAATCCGATGTCACTGCAATTGACATTAaacttgaaacaaaatgaCGAAATCTGGTTGGAAATTGGTTCCAAATCGGATCGTGCGATGCTGTTTGACGACAGGCGCCATTTCacccatttcacgggtttcCTGTTGGATGAGGAAATCGTCGCCTCCCTTTGAGTCATCCGGAAtgcgaaaaatgaaaatcgactGAGAACTGACacggaaattaatttttttattgggtttTATAACTTGGAGGAATGAAAGACTAATTTCATTCTCGTTCATTATGGGGTAGGAATttctttgtaatatttttaatgtaCGCATATTAGATGCACTAAATACATTTTCCTTATAATCAATATCAACGTTTTCAAATGCCATTTACAGATGAGTATTTTGTTGTCAGTCAACTGATAGCTGCGCACCACTTTCTGATCGGTGTCTTTAATCTTTATGTGATGTGGGAAACGTATAAATTATATGTATAAAATGTAACTGTAGTcaacatcttttattttttat
Coding sequences within it:
- the LOC124205957 gene encoding uncharacterized protein LOC124205957, which gives rise to MRILLPIILLTGCACSELELMADALIDYTPYSKVYHENPPTKLSSIKYESACVSIYDSHTTSSNKNIYWYTPIALLENKNVPSFHNETTGQRTLSVSFGIWNPEVKTKVVKHLNQILSQPIEHSQVTVFPFDGARLNSHQMQFASFSLTNEWIQYHNERSVKFSLSCPTRDDCEQVRTEMRDYPKNFEHLRLDFSSQILNDDKPTCFKDGLEIFPETLPTQVKELLEQLIESKLEKLLNISMEETNRDFAEKLRITEENLAVLQMKSEVTEKELEATKASLISTRLKLMKTKSTVDDLTSNFNDNLENFKMTMKSELTQTKVIVEELSTKLNAILADEQEFSGTKVMEGNCSPGLEMINELKTAQEELREELKTTLNYVQTTTSNLTNAMRTALNRTKSTVADLKTQLNERTNEIVDISQMPTSCEDLEQMGQKVSGFFLVKGSTKLEAVYCNFYPNENDKQKLIGYVDVKSHPVHFYVQRSTAFDTLKTPITFDLTRLNEGHSMELKNGKFTAQRPGIYFFSFTALAEFPASSSAVHLDVGLYLNKVWVGTGLVEETNTVEGQNEQVSIQSTLKLKKDDQVWVQIDSLSEGVQLLDSNNHHTHFIGFMLDEKFSESL
- the LOC124205958 gene encoding uncharacterized protein LOC124205958; amino-acid sequence: MGNFSGLTVIQLCCLLLACYTCSAAGFSLGNEYFRLLGNNFKNEESSKNEVANLELKVDRLEAKVEQQESQIASLISKETEMEKQRNLEKAKIEGMPKSCEDLWKIGHTLNGISAVKGNKSIEIVYCDFTKQPNEDGFQKWIGYADIKSAPVHFYVQRNHSFTSTKTPISYHLARINEGNAMNLSSGKFTAPRPGTYFFSFTGLASYPSSEGTNYVDVTFKFNGDAVGKAWVHEADVTYYDDNPMSLQLTLNLKQNDEIWLEIGSKSDRAMLFDDRRHFTHFTGFLLDEEIVASL